In Oryza sativa Japonica Group chromosome 3, ASM3414082v1, one DNA window encodes the following:
- the LOC107280275 gene encoding mitochondrial import inner membrane translocase subunit TIM23-3-like has protein sequence MAGFDDVASYATPAEDAEERPTRRPPQAERRESAKLRINRALNQSGPVGRAFGSRFGIVAMLFTRTESFIRDQCDVADDWVNTVAAGASAGALYRIASGPRSMIVAGILGGVLSGAAVAGKPMLQRFAPKLSARLDYLL, from the exons ATGGCTGGTTttgatgacgtggcatccta CGCGACACCGGCGGAGGATGCGGAGGAGCGGcccacccgccgcccgccgcaggCCGAGCGCAGGGAGTCCGCCAAGCTGCGCATCAACCGCGCCCTCAACCAGAGCGGCCCTGTCGGCCGCGCCTTCGGCAGCCGGTTCGGCATCGTTGCGATGCTCTTCACCAGGACCGAGAGTTTCATTCGCGACCAGTGCGACGTCGCCGACGACTGGGTCAACACCGTCGCCGCGGGGGCCAGCGCCGGGGCGCTCTACCGCATCGCGTCCGGCCCAAGGTCGATGATTGTCGCCGGCATCCTCGGCGGAGTCCtgtccggcgccgccgtcgcggggaAGCCGATGCTTCAGAGATTCGCACCGAAGCTATCCGCCAGATTGGACTATTTACTTTGA
- the LOC4332163 gene encoding pathogenesis-related thaumatin-like protein 3.5 — translation MEFGRTPALQIIVGVLWSQLQFGAEAVGTTVFTLRNNCTYTVWPATLSGNTAVAVGGGGFELSPGANVSFPAPAGWSGRLWARTDCAPSGTASLACVTGDCGGAVSCSLGGAPPVTLAEFTLGGTDGKDFYDVSLVDGYNVGIGVAATGARVNRSTCGYAGCVGDVNALCPAELQVAGKENDQQSGAAATTTVACRSACEAFGTAEYCCTGAHGGPDSCGPTRYSRLFKAACPAAYSYAYDDPTSTFTCGTGAQYVITFCPAQQQ, via the exons ATGGAATTCGGACGAACTCCAGCCCTTCAAATCATCGTTG GGGTCCTATGGTCGCAGCTGCAGTTCGGCGCTGAGGCAGTCGGCACGACGGTCTTCACGCTGCGCAACAACTGCACCTACACCGTCTGGCCGGCCACCTTGTCCGGCAACACCGCGGTGGCCGTCGGGGGCGGCGGGTTCGAGCTGTCGCCCGGCGCCAACGTCTCGTTCCCGGCCCCGGCTGGTTGGTCCGGCCGCTTGTGGGCGCGCACGGACTGTGCACCCTCCGGCACCGCGTCCCTCGCCTGCGTCACGGGGGACTGCGGCGGCGCCGTGAGCTGCTCcctcggcggcgcgccgcctgtCACCCTCGCCGAGTTCACGCTGGGCGGCACCGACGGGAAGGACTTCTACGACGTGAGCCTGGTGGACGGGTACAACGTCGGCATCGgcgtggcggcgacgggcgcCAGGGTGAACCGCTCGACGTGCGGGTACGCCGGGTGCGTCGGCGACGTGAACGCGCTGTGCCCCGCGGAGCTGCAGGTGGCGGGGAAGGAGAACGACCAGCAgtccggggcggcggcgacgacgacggtggcgtgCCGGAGCGCGTGCGAGGCGTTCGGGACGGCGGAGTACTGCTGCACGGGGGCGCACGGCGGGCCGGACAGCTGCGGGCCGACGAGGTACTCGCGGCTGTTCAAGGCGGCGTGCCCGGCGGCGTACAGCTACGCGTACGACGACCCCACCAGCACGTTCACGTGCGGCACCGGCGCGCAGTACGTCATCACCTTCTGCCCCGCGCAGCAGCAGTGA